A genome region from Hevea brasiliensis isolate MT/VB/25A 57/8 chromosome 9, ASM3005281v1, whole genome shotgun sequence includes the following:
- the LOC110644815 gene encoding receptor-like protein EIX2 — protein MGTSAVTVVEILAILVLLQSALFCCSGANFNGSCIKIEREALVKFKTSLSINSSDSLPSWEGDDCCRWEEVTCENITGHVVKLDLSWASVQGKVSLHLGNLSNLQYLDLSSNNGLAIDSLHFPSSLKYLNMRSVLLDKCDNWLQSINMLPFLLESDLSSCGLSITGHVSHVNLTSLEVLTLSWNNFNSTIPNWLFNITNLQHLDLSYSAFRGSLSTEMGNLNSLAFLDLSYNSLEGKIPKTLNKLCNLSELHLESNKFSGEISGPFGNSSSCIQNSLENLNLFNNSFSGSLPNNLGQFKCLKYLLLSRNSFCGPIPVSIGQLYNLDVLDFSHNSLPGNLSELHFLKLRGLTKLTMSGNSLVFDIDPKWVPPFQLSNIDLSSCKLGPWFPQWLKTQKSIAFLHMSNASISDSIPGWFENISSNVIGLDLSYNQVFGNLPNLREFNTSSEAGIPDPMAISRYILLKSNKFNASFTHYHSEASILDISNNLLHGQIPHNISKVMPNLRFLSLSNNYLNGTIPASLCGLESLEILHLSKNHLSGRIPSCWGNLKYLSVIDLSNNMLSGHVPMSLGSQKFLVSLHLQNNNLQGNILMSLRQLESLETLDLSMNAFDGFIPSWIGESLSLLKVLNVHSNKFEGEIPLQLCSLASLQILNLANNMMTGTIPTCFGGFTAIVMHENRGLWDYQVSYNPYVYSEEDSYGENIQAYVKGIELEYTSTIRFLYSIDLSGNNFFGEIPKELMNLSGLQNLNLSRNKLDGHIPWNIGKLKSLESLDLSKNDLSGSIPPSISDLNFLSQLNLSFNHLSGRIPLGNQLQTLDDRSIYIGNNGLCGFPLNNCSEDVDELPKGHEKVGNTRKDDSEMLWFYSGLGMGFVAGFVGVCSVLYFKDSWRYACFQLVDRVYDKLWVTSAIKANQLKRKLHRNKFEGNA, from the coding sequence ATGGGAACATCAGCGGTCACTGTTGTTGAGATTCTTGCCATTCTCGTTCTACTTCAAAGCGCTTTGTTCTGCTGCAGTGGAGCTAATTTCAATGGAAGCTGTATCAAGATCGAAAGAGAAGCTCTTGTCAAGTTCAAGACAAGTCTCAGCATAAACAGTTCAGACTCGTTGCCTTCATGGGAAGGAGATGACTGCTGCAGATGGGAAGAAGTCACTTGCGAGAACATAACTGGCCATGTGGTTAAGCTCGACCTTTCCTGGGCCTCAGTCCAGGGAAAGGTTTCCCTTCATCTTGGAAACCTTTCAAACTTGCAGTATCTTGATCTCAGTTCTAATAATGGATTGGCTATCGACAGCCTCCATTTTCCATCTTCTTTGAAATACTTAAACATGCGGAGTGTGCTCCTGGACAAGTGTGACAATTGGTTGCAGTCAATAAACATGCTTCCTTTTCTACTAGAATCAGATTTGTCTTCTTGTGGGCTTTCCATCACTGGTCATGTTTCACATGTCAATCTTACATCTCTTGAGGTTCTTACTCTTAGTTGGAACAACTTCAATTCCACAATCCCCAATTGGTTATTTAATATTACCAACCTTCAACATCTTGATCTGAGTTATAGTGCTTTCCGAGGCTCTCTTTCAACTGAGATGGGTAATCTTAATTCTCTTGCTTTCCTTGATCTGTCTTATAATTCTCTGGAAGGTAAAATTCCCAAAACGTTGAACAAGCTTTGCAATTTGAGTGAGCTACACTTGGAATCCAACAAGTTCAGCGGTGAGATTTCTGGACCTTTTGGCAACTCATCCAGTTGCATCCAGAACAGTTTAGAGAATCTTAATCTTTTCAACAATTCATTTTCTGGTAGTCTTCCAAATAACTTGGGACAATTTAAATGCCTAAAATATCTTTTACTTTCTCGCAACTCTTTCTGTGGTCCGATTCCTGTATCAATTGGACAGCTTTACAACCTAGACGTACTAGATTTCAGTCATAATTCATTGCCAGGGAATCTTTCTGAACTTCACTTTTTAAAGCTCAGAGGCTTGACTAAGTTGACTATGAGTGGGAATTCTTTAGTTTTTGACATTGATCCCAAATGGGTTCCTCCCTTCCAACTTTCCAATATTGATTTATCATCTTGCAAATTAGGGCCTTGGTTTCCACAGTGGCTCAAGACACAAAAGAGCATTGCATTTTTGCATATGTCTAATGCAAGCATCTCTGATAGCATCCCTGGCTGGTTTGAGAACATTTCTTCCAATGTTATAGGATTGGATCTATCTTATAATCAGGTTTTTGGAAACTTGCCGAATTTGAGGGAATTCAACACATCTTCTGAAGCAGGTATTCCGGATCCTATGGCTATTTCTAGGTACATATTATTGAAATCGAACAAGTTCAATGCTTCTTTTACACATTATCATTCTGAAGCAAGTATATTGGATATCTCCAACAACTTGCTCCATGGCCAGATTCCCCATAACATCAGCAAAGTGATGCCAAATTTGCGATTTTTATCCCTCTCCAACAACTATTTGAATGGTACCATTCCTGCTTCTTTATGCGGGCTTGAAAGTTTAGAAATTCTCCATCTTTCGAAAAATCATCTGTCAGGGCGAATACCATCGTGTTGGGGAAATTTGAAATATTTAAGTGTCATTGATTTGTCAAATAATATGCTGAGTGGCCATGTTCCAATGTCCTTGGGTTCTCAAAAATTTCTTGTTTCCCTGCATCTGCAAAATAATAATCTGCAAGGAAATATCCTAATGTCATTAAGACAACTAGAATCCTTGGAGACTCTTGATCTTAGCATGAATGCTTTTGATGGTTTTATTCCTTCGTGGATAGGTGAAAGCCTATCTTTATTGAAAGTACTCAATGTTCACTCCAATAAATTTGAAGGTGAGATTCCTCTACAGCTATGCTCCCTAGCTTCTCTTCAAATATTAAACTTGGCAAACAACATGATGACTGGAACCATTCCTACTTGTTTTGGTGGTTTTACTGCAATTGTTATGCACGAAAACAGAGGACTTTGGGACTATCAAGTTAGTTATAATCCTTATGTTTATTCTGAAGAAGATAGCTATGGTGAGAATATTCAGGCTTATGTTAAAGGGATAGAGCTTGAATATACTAGTACAATTCGATTCCTATATTCCATTGACCTTTCAGGAAATAACTTTTTTGGAGAGATTCCAAAGGAGTTGATGAATCTTTCAGGTCTACAAAACCTGAATTTGTCTAGAAACAAATTAGATGGGCATATCCCTTGGAACATTGGCAAGTTAAAGTCACTAGAATCGCTGGACTTGTCTAAAAATGATCTTTCTGGCTCTATTCCACCCAGCATTTCTGATTTGAACTTTTTAAGCCAATTgaatttgtcatttaatcacttaTCTGGACGAATTCCTTTGGGAAATCAACTTCAGACTTTAGATGACAGATCCATCTACATTGGCAACAATGGACTTTGTGGATTTCCATTGAATAATTGTTCAGAGGATGTAGATGAATTGCCTAAAGGTCATGAAAAAGTTGGGAATACGAGGAAAGATGACTCCGAAATGCTTTGGTTCTATAGTGGTTTGGGAATGGGTTTTGTGGCTGGATTTGTTGGAGTTTGTAGCGTTTTGTACTTCAAAGACTCATGGAGGTATGCTTGTTTTCAGTTAGTTGACAGAGTCTACGACAAGCTTTGGGTAACATCAGCAATTAAGGCAAATCAACTGAAGAGAAAGCTTCACAGAAACAAATTTGAAGGGAATGCATGA